In the genome of Montipora foliosa isolate CH-2021 chromosome 3, ASM3666993v2, whole genome shotgun sequence, one region contains:
- the LOC137996068 gene encoding uncharacterized protein: MSKKKLSVIPSESTTPEQIARQDEYLDVISTFQRHQIHFFDEVSVIKTSGNRSYGNATVGEKAVEFQRYASNANFTINLLHSVRGVDYYNILDGPSNGFQLLYFFEDAVEIQRSDGSVLLERGDCVVMDNCGFHHGLFVEPVLRELLNDYGVQLIYQPPYSPHLNTCEYCFHQIKEFLRRCQMLAIEETEIAIAEGVSLISPANSNNYFRNCGYI, translated from the coding sequence ATGAGCAAAAAGAAACTATCAGTCATACCGTCAGAAAGCACTACTCCTGAACAAATTGCCAGACAAGACGAATATCTTGACGTCATATCTACATTTCAACGACACCAAATCCATTTCTTTGACGAGGTAAGTGTGATAAAAACCAGTGGGAATCGTAGTTACGGGAACGCTACCGTCGGCGAGAAAGCAGTCGAGTTTCAACGATACGCTTCGAACGCCAATTTTACCATCAACTTGCTCCACTCAGTACGTGGGGTAGACTATTATAATATTCTTGACGGCCCGTCGAATGGATTTcagttgctttacttttttgAAGATGCTGTTGAAATTCAACGCTCTGATGGAAGTGTTCTTCTTGAGCGTGGCGATTGCGTCGTGATGGACAATTGTGGCTTTCACCATGGTCTGTTTGTTGAGCCTGTTCTAAGAGAACTGTTGAATGACTATGGCGTCCAGCTTATTTACCAGCCACCTTACTCACCACATCTAAATACGTGTGAATATTGTTTTCACCAAATAAAGGAATTCTTGCGGAGATGTCAAATGTTAGCGATAGAAGAGACCGAAATTGCCATAGCCGAGGGTGTTTCGTTGATATCACCAGCTAATTCAAATAACTATTTTCGCAATTGCGGCTACATATAA